A stretch of the Chondrinema litorale genome encodes the following:
- a CDS encoding DUF5686 and carboxypeptidase regulatory-like domain-containing protein, giving the protein MKYLFLLSILVFSVSLTNAQGIKGKVTDSEGAPLPFTTIYIKQLETGTSTNMEGEYQYKLKPGTYDVLFQYLGYEAVQKKVEIASDFQVIDVTMQTQIIELKEVLIKSNKEDPAYAIMRKAIAKSKFHTLQVDSYNCRVYVKGSGRLKDYPFFLRKAIEDEGIDTTTTFTSESISEVSYERPNTVKEKVISIRKTGDDNSTSPNGYITGSFYEPKIASAISPLSPRAFAYYRFEYVGTFRDRDYDINKIKVIPRSKGDDVFAGYIFIVDDLWSIHSLSLKTYKQGILFHIDQIYGPIEEKVWLPLSHKFDVTGKIFGIEFEYKYLATVSDYEITLNPDLEDTEIEVIDEKTEKELVAALAKEEELSKRAEEEPDVALKEQKKFTRKELKKVLKDYEKQLDEAESEMDTSNVEIVSNYSMTIDSLAGKDESFWETARPVPLTEMEKKSYEKLDSIAVAEETAAKDTTSTGDKRKSKRKGNFHPEDILLGTTFKLSDKTRLEYKSPLTTVNFNTVEGYVFEVPLELRTRFENYKRLNFEARGRYSFAREKVNGKITGTYQYKRKAEEGQLVIEGGRYINQLNEEQPIHPIINAFSTLLWERNYMKIFEKDYVKATHFQKLKEGLVIKYGVEWARRYQLFNNTDHTYFDKDDRVYTPNNPPNFDLLDTSFPDHEAFIFHTDLEYLPFLKYVMRNGKRRLIPNSSPLFRLSYKKGINEVFGSDVDYDLLEVGFKHRVRIGVRGRLDVNAFAGKFLNNNSLSFIDFKHFAGNQTVLQTSDPVNSYRLLDYYYYSTQDQYVGSTMFYQFRKFLLTQIFEVRLAGLKENILFNYLKTDASPHYMEVGYSLDNIFRFFRVEAIASFEDMEYKDFGIRIGISTNIGELFDIN; this is encoded by the coding sequence ATGAAATATCTATTTTTACTCTCAATCCTAGTTTTTTCAGTCTCACTTACAAATGCACAGGGTATAAAAGGAAAGGTAACAGATTCCGAAGGTGCACCACTTCCATTCACTACCATATACATTAAACAATTAGAAACTGGTACCAGTACCAATATGGAAGGTGAATATCAATACAAATTAAAACCGGGTACTTACGATGTGCTTTTTCAATATTTAGGTTACGAAGCTGTACAAAAGAAAGTAGAGATTGCCAGCGACTTCCAAGTAATCGATGTGACTATGCAAACTCAGATAATCGAGCTTAAAGAAGTACTCATAAAATCGAACAAAGAAGACCCCGCTTATGCTATTATGCGTAAGGCAATCGCAAAGAGTAAATTTCATACCCTGCAAGTAGATTCCTACAATTGTAGAGTATATGTAAAAGGTAGTGGCCGTTTAAAAGACTATCCTTTCTTTTTGAGAAAAGCCATTGAAGATGAAGGCATAGATACCACCACCACTTTTACTTCGGAATCTATCAGTGAGGTTTCTTACGAAAGACCAAATACTGTAAAGGAAAAAGTAATTTCTATTAGAAAAACTGGCGATGATAATTCTACCAGCCCAAACGGTTATATTACTGGCAGTTTTTATGAACCGAAAATTGCTTCTGCTATCTCGCCACTTTCGCCAAGAGCTTTTGCTTATTATAGGTTTGAATATGTCGGAACCTTTCGCGATAGAGATTACGACATAAACAAAATTAAAGTAATCCCCAGATCTAAGGGCGACGATGTTTTCGCGGGATATATTTTTATTGTAGATGATCTTTGGAGCATACACAGCTTAAGCCTTAAAACTTATAAGCAAGGTATCCTTTTCCATATAGACCAAATTTATGGCCCGATTGAAGAAAAAGTTTGGCTGCCACTTAGCCACAAGTTTGATGTTACGGGAAAAATTTTCGGTATCGAATTCGAGTATAAATACCTGGCAACAGTGAGTGATTATGAAATTACGCTTAACCCAGATTTAGAAGATACCGAGATTGAAGTAATTGATGAAAAAACGGAAAAGGAACTTGTTGCAGCACTGGCAAAAGAAGAAGAATTATCTAAAAGAGCAGAAGAAGAACCAGATGTAGCTTTAAAAGAACAAAAGAAATTTACCCGTAAAGAGCTCAAAAAAGTTTTAAAAGATTATGAGAAGCAGCTAGACGAAGCAGAGTCTGAAATGGATACCAGCAATGTTGAAATTGTATCTAATTACAGTATGACCATAGACTCTCTAGCAGGCAAAGATGAATCTTTTTGGGAAACAGCACGTCCTGTTCCATTAACAGAAATGGAAAAAAAGAGCTACGAGAAGCTAGATAGCATAGCAGTAGCCGAAGAAACCGCTGCCAAAGATACCACCAGCACTGGCGATAAAAGGAAGTCTAAGCGGAAAGGTAATTTCCATCCGGAAGATATTTTACTTGGCACCACTTTTAAACTAAGCGACAAAACCAGATTAGAATATAAATCTCCTTTAACCACTGTTAATTTTAATACCGTAGAAGGTTATGTTTTTGAAGTTCCTTTAGAGTTAAGAACACGTTTCGAAAACTATAAGCGCCTAAACTTTGAAGCTCGTGGCAGATATTCTTTTGCCAGAGAAAAAGTTAATGGAAAAATAACTGGTACCTATCAATATAAAAGAAAAGCAGAAGAAGGACAGCTTGTAATTGAAGGAGGAAGATACATCAATCAGTTAAATGAGGAGCAACCTATCCATCCGATTATCAATGCTTTTTCTACTTTGCTATGGGAAAGGAATTACATGAAAATCTTTGAAAAAGACTATGTAAAAGCGACTCATTTTCAAAAGCTAAAAGAAGGATTGGTTATTAAATATGGTGTTGAATGGGCAAGACGCTATCAGTTATTCAACAATACAGACCATACTTACTTCGATAAAGACGACAGAGTTTATACTCCTAATAATCCCCCTAATTTCGATTTATTAGATACGAGTTTCCCAGATCACGAAGCGTTTATTTTCCATACAGATTTAGAGTATTTGCCATTTCTTAAATATGTAATGCGCAATGGAAAACGCAGGCTTATTCCTAACTCATCGCCTTTGTTTAGGTTGAGTTATAAAAAAGGTATTAATGAGGTTTTTGGTAGTGATGTTGATTACGATTTACTAGAAGTTGGCTTTAAGCATCGTGTAAGAATTGGGGTAAGAGGTAGATTAGATGTAAATGCTTTTGCCGGAAAATTCTTGAATAATAATAGCCTTTCTTTTATAGACTTTAAACATTTTGCAGGAAACCAAACTGTTTTACAAACATCTGATCCGGTAAATAGCTATCGCTTGCTCGACTACTATTACTATAGTACACAAGATCAATATGTGGGAAGTACAATGTTCTATCAGTTCCGAAAGTTTTTATTAACTCAAATTTTCGAAGTAAGACTGGCGGGATTAAAAGAAAACATCTTATTTAATTATCTTAAAACAGATGCTTCTCCACATTATATGGAAGTGGGTTATAGTTTAGATAACATCTTTAGATTTTTTAGAGTAGAAGCTATTGCCTCTTTTGAAGATATGGAATATAAAGATTTTGGAATTAGAATTGGTATTTCGACCAACATTGGAGAGTTATTCGATATTAATTGA
- a CDS encoding RHS repeat domain-containing protein: MMLGGRGYRFGFNGKEIDKDFGNKQLIQDYGFRIYNPAIGKFLSVDPLTQEYPFYTPYQFTGNMPIKFIDLDGLEPERNPADYVQIPFTKYLTTSLKGLYDDDYNYTALDLGELHSIYGTLVLTVILLREMNLRELF, from the coding sequence ATGATGTTGGGTGGCAGAGGTTACCGCTTCGGTTTCAATGGAAAAGAAATCGATAAAGACTTTGGAAACAAGCAACTCATACAAGACTATGGCTTCCGTATATATAACCCCGCCATAGGGAAGTTTTTGAGCGTTGATCCGCTGACGCAGGAGTATCCGTTTTATACCCCCTACCAGTTTACAGGGAATATGCCAATCAAATTTATTGATTTAGATGGATTAGAACCTGAAAGAAATCCAGCAGATTACGTACAAATACCCTTTACAAAATATTTAACAACTAGTCTTAAAGGGTTATATGATGATGATTACAATTATACAGCTTTAGATTTAGGAGAATTACATTCTATATATGGAACGCTGGTATTAACAGTAATTTTATTAAGGGAAATGAATTTGAGAGAGCTGTTTTAG